In Lemur catta isolate mLemCat1 chromosome 1, mLemCat1.pri, whole genome shotgun sequence, one DNA window encodes the following:
- the EMC7 gene encoding ER membrane protein complex subunit 7 translates to MAAALWGCFSVLLLLLSGDAQSSEMPGAAAEGSGGSGVGIGDRFKIEGRAVVPGVKPQDWISAARVLVDGEEHVGFLKTDGSFVVHDIPSGSYVVEVISPAYRFDPVRVDITSKGKMRARYVNYIKTSEVVRLPYPLQMKSSGPPSYFIKRESWGWTDFLMNPMVMMMVLPLLIFVLLPKVVNTSDPDMRREMEQSMNMLNSNHELPDVSEFMTRLFSSKSSGKSSSGSSKTGKSGAGKRR, encoded by the exons ATGGCTGCCGCTCTGTGGGGCTGTTTCTCCGTCCTGCTGCTGCTCCTATCAGGGGATGCGCAGAGCTCGGAGATGCCCGGGGCTGCTGCCGAGGGATCTGGAGGGAGTGGGGTCGGCATAGGAGATCGCTTCAAGATTGAGGGGCGTGCAGTTGTCCCAGGGGTGAAGCCCCAGGACTGGATCTCCGCGGCCCGAGTGCTAGTAGACGGAGAAGAGCACGTCGGCTTCCTTAA gACAGATGGGAGTTTTGTAGTTCACGATATACCTTCTGGATCTTATGTAGTAGAAGTTATATCTCCAGCTTACAGGTTTGATCCTGTCCGAGTGGATAtcacttcaaaaggaaaaatgag AGCAAGATATGTGAATTACATCAAAACATCAGAAGTGGTCAGACTGCCCTATCCTCTCCAAATGAAATCTTCAGGTCCACCTTCTTACTTTATTAAAAGGGAATCATGGGGCTGGACAGACTTTTTGATGAACCCAATG gTTATGATGATGGTTCTTCCATTACTGATATTTGTGCTTCTGCCCAAAGTGGTCAATACAAGTGATCCTGACATGAGACGG GAGATGGAGCAATCAATGAATATGCTGAATTCCAACCATGAATTGCCTGATGTTTCTGAGTTCATGACAAGACTCTTCTCTTCAAAATCATCTGGCAAATCTAGCAGCGGCAGCAGTAAAACAGGCAAAAGCGGGGCTGGCAAAAGGAGGTAG